CTTAAGATCTTGGTAGATAACCGACTCTGAAGCGAGCGCAGCTGGCGTTTTTGCCGTAGTTAAGGCATTTTCTTTTTGCTTTTGCAAAGACGCTAATTGACGCTGCACTTCCACCACATCAGGATGGCGTTCTGTGTAGCGCAACAACAAGTCGTCTAAGCGAGTTTGCATTGCCAAAATACGATCATCAAACTCAGTGCGAACGCGCGCAGTTTGTTGTGAGGCCAATACCTCTTCACTAGCCAATTGCGCTCTCGCTGAAACCAGTTTGGTTTCGGCCTCACTAAGTTGCAGGCGAGTTTCTTCTAGCTGCTTTTTAACGTTCTCGAGATTGCTGTAGTAAGTAGACTCTTTACCAGGCAAGAAGGCTGTGTACTCTTGCTTAAAAGAAGCCAATCGTTTTTCTGCCTCAATCAGGCGCGTCTCGTATTCTTCAATCTGCTGATTAATAAACGAGTTAGCCGTGTCGGTGTCTTGGCGTTTCTCACCGAGGGTGTTCTCAACAAATACGTCTAATGCAGCTTGCACCACATCACGGACATACTGTGGCGAGTCTGCCTCAAAGCTAATGGTATAGAGATTTTCACGACGAGTTTTATCGATTTCGATGGTTTCTTTTAGGCCATCTAACAAGGCGTCATATTCAGTGCTGTTATTCACCCTTACATCAGCATCACTAGCTCGAGCAATCTTTTCCAAATTACTGCGACTTAGCAGCGTTTTAACCATCATCGCTAACTCCTGACTGGGGTCAGTTTGGATGGCTAAACCTTTGAGTAGAGGCTGCAATAATGAGCGAGTATCTGCGTAAACCCTAGCCTCGGCGGTGTATTGATTTGGCATCAATGTCACAGCTACCCAGCCAATCGGGCAAATAATCCACAGTGCGATTAAAATATAACGGCGCTTTAACCATACCCCTCGCAGGTATTGCAGAAAGTCCTCAATTAAATCTTGCATTTATACGACTACTCCGACTAAAACCATGCTTCTGGGATAATGATAATATCACCAGGAAGAACATCTACATTGGCTTCAATCTCACCGTCTTGAATCAATTTACCAACTAGTACTTTATACGAGCGCTGCTCACCGCTAACCACTCGAACCAAGCGAGCGTTATCACCATCAGCGTATTCTGTTAGACCACCTACTTGAATCATCACATCCAGCAGCGTCATATCTTCACGGTAGTTAATGGCTTGTGGCTCGAAAGCTTCACCAATTACTCGAACCTGTTCGCTAAATGGTCCAATAAAGCCTTCTACGGTAACAGTCACAATTGGGTCACGAATAAACTCTGCTAACTCAGACTCGATCAAACGAGCTAATTCAGTAGGCGTTTTACCCGATACCTCTAGGTCTTCAACTAGCGAGGTAGACACCATGCCGTCTGGACGCACGATGAAAGTGCCTGATATCTCAGGGTTACGCCATACAAAGATGTTGAGTTCATCACCTGGGCCTATCAAATATTTGTAATCTGCTGGGTTAGCAGTAAGCGACGGATGAACCGACGCGCCAGGTAAAGTAGGTAGGTTGTTCGAACAAGCGGTTAGGAAAAGCCCTATCGCCATAAACGAGAGCAATTTAATTACTACTTGGTTGAGTTTTTTCATAGCACTGTCCATTTCGCTGAGAGTCCATCAAAATAACATTGATTGAGGTAGTCCTTTTTTCCATGATAGTGTGCGAGCGCGCATGTTGTAAATCTCTTGAGCTAAATAGTTTTAATATATCGACATTTATCTTCAAGCTGTTGGAAATGTAAAGCGCAGGTAACAAACTTAGGTTTAACTAGCTGAGCACAAGTTACACCGATTTTTTGTGGCTCTGCGTCTAAATCTCGGTATACTGATTAGTCTTAAAACTATTATTAATATCTTGTTTCAAGGAAGAAGCGTGGCTGGTTCGAAATTTCATAATCTAGATCCCGGTAGTAGAGCGATAATTCTTGCCGAATTTTTGGTGCTCATCGGGGTTTTTGTCATTGGTGTTGAACTTCTCCGCCTAAGCGGCTTTGAAGGGATCCCTGCTTACGGTGAAGGAATACTGTTACTACACTGTTTGGCATTTACTTTCCCAATTCAACTGTCAATATTGTCAGTTGGTTTATATAACCAAAAGATTCGCGAAACCTTTCGTGGGGTAATACGCCGTTTGTTGGTAAGTATTGCCTTGGGTTACTTCATATCTTCTGTTATTTACGTACTTACCCCCCTAGATGTTCTTCCTGGTAATTTCCGTGAGTTGCTATACGCAGCAGTAATGATGGGCTTAACCACCATTCGTTACTTTGCGCTTAAAATGCAATATGAGCACATGGGTCGCAAACGAATTTTGGTTTTAGGCGCTGGTGAACGCGCCAGTATCATTGAAAAACGTATGCGCCGTAAATCTGATCGAGTTAGCTTTGAAATGGCCGGCTTTATTCGTATGCCTGGCGACTCTGAAGAGGGTATTAAACGCGAAACCATTCTTGAGCTTGACCAACCTTTAGAGTCATTTGTGCTTGCTAACGGCGTAGAAGAGATAGTAATCGCAGCCGATGAGCGCCGCGCTAACTTACCGGTGGATAGTTTGTTCCTATGTAAACTACGTGGCGTTGAAATCACCGACATTATCGACTTCATCGAACGTGAATCGGGTCAAATTGCAGTAAACCTTATCTATCCTTCATGGGTAATTTACAGCAATGGTTTCCATTCAACTAACTACTTACGTAGCTCTTTAGATTGGGTATGTAATACCTTCTTAGGTCTGATTGTATTGTTCCTCACTTGGCCATTGATGTTGATTACCGTCATCATGATTAAGTTAGAGGAAGGGATTAGAGCACCAGTGCTTTACTCTCAAGAGCGTATTGGTTTAAATGGTCAGCCTTTCAATATTTACAAGTTCCGCAGCATGCGTACCGACGCTGAGAAAGATGGCGCCAAATGGGCCCAAAAAGAAGACCCACGCGTAACCAAAGTGGGTAACTTTATTCGTAAATACCGCGTCGACGAACTGCCACAAATTTATAACGTATTAGTGGGTGATATGGGCTTTGTTGGCCCTCGACCAGAGCGACCTGCGTTTGTAAAAGAATTGGTATTATCGATTCCTTATTACAACCAGCGCCACAACGTTAAACCAGGCTTAACCGGTTGGGCACAGCTTAAGTACCCTTATGGCAGTACCGAAGCGGATGCGCTTGAGAAGCTAAAATTTGATCTTTACTACATCAAACACAGAAGCTTCCTACTCGATCTATTGATTCTAGTGCGCACCGCCGAGATTATATTGTTCGGAAAAGGGCGTTAATCCTTGGTAGCGACTGAACCAACTAACAAACCAGACAACAGCGGCTTATTACAAGCCGCTGTTGTTCTTGGTATTACCGCTTTAGTAGCTTTACTCTTTTGGCCTGTAGTACTAGATATATGGCGCTACAGCTTTGATGATGGCACCTACTCACATGCATTCTTAATCCCAATTGTTGCTCTGTATGTACTTTACGATTGCCGTCAACAACTGCAGTTTCGCCAAGGTGCAAGCTTGTGGTTGGTATTGTTAATTGCCAGTTTAGCCATTGAGCTGCTGCTTTACTTAAGCCAAATCAGCTTGCCGGTTAGGGCGCTATTGCCCTTTGTTTTACTGTTCAGCTTATTAAGTGTTTTTAAACATCATAAAAGCCTTTATGTCTATGCTTTAGTCCTGCTATTCGCCACACCTATTTGGGGGATTTTGTCGCCGCCTTTACAAAGCTTATCGACCACTGTGGTAGAGATGGTAATGGCTTACACCCATGTACCAAGCTACTTTGAGGGGAATGTAGTCTCGATTCCTTCAGGACAATTTGAAATTGCCAATGGTTGCAGCGGTCTGCGCTACTTTATTACCTCTTTGTTTTTGTGTTTGTTGTACATCTATTTCAATATTCGCAGTGTAAAAAATGCCTTGATATTTTTTGCTGTTTGCATGCTTGGCGCGTTAATCGTGAACTGGGTTCGCATCATCACTATCATTTTGATAGGCCATGAAACCCAGATGCAAAGTGAAATTATTTATGACCACAACAACTTAGGTTGGTATCTCTATATCCCTTATTTGTTATTGGCATTTTATGTAGGTGGCAAGCTGTCTAGCGAGTTGGTCGCTCAAGCTAAAGTAGAGCAAACAGAAGGCCCGTCGGTTAGAGGTCTGGCTTTTGTTGTTTTGGCTTTATTAATCTTTTCACCTACCTTAATCGATTGGCCGGTATGGGATGCCAATAAGCTAAACGCTGAAGAAGCTAAAGCAAGCACTAGCTACCACCCTGCTCTTCAAGTTGCGCAGTATCAATCTGTGGATCAACATAGCCTTAGCCTTAATCAAGTAGAACTCAATCATTGGGTATTTTTGTTTAGCGGCTTAGGCTTGGATAACAAAGCTTCATTTTACCTAAACGAAGTGGTGCCAGAGAACCTGCGTATTGATAACTCAGAAACTGAGCAAGCAGTTAACTATGTTTATTTCCGTTCAGCAGCTAACCGTCCTGGATTACTAGCTTATAGCTATGCTGGTGCTAAAGGCATGGTATCCAAGCGCTCAGCACTTCGAGCTCAGCGCTTTAGCGAAATACTCGTAGGGCAACGCCAGAGTGCAATTGTGGTTGCATCAGCCCTGTGTGTAGAGCAGGACTGCCGCGAAGCTAAACAGGTTCTCTCGGAACAATTGCTTAAATACCAAGACCCTCAGCTACTGTTTCAGCAGCCAGGTTAGCGAGCCATTAGTAGCAAACCACCAATTGAATTTTCTTAAAGGTTTTAACGGCCAGTTAAGGTTACTCATGGCTGTTTTTCCTTTCTTGTCCATGGTTCCTTCACAGGTATTCAGTAGCTCTTGTCCCAATAACTCGAGCAAGAACTCATCTTCTAAGCGTTGCTGCTTTAAATAGACGCCCTTATAAACCATTCCCGCTACATCGCAAGCATGCTGACGCTCTGTCCAAGAGTTTCTATCTTGAAAAATAGACTTTTTAAAAAAGATCAAATAGTCGGGTATGTACAAGGTCTTTCCTTTGCTCTCCACTGTGTATACACCGTGGTGTAGCAGCATATCTGAAAAATCGATAATGAGATCTGCTGCTCGCAGGTCTTCGCTTATCCAAAAGTAACGCCAAAGCTGCTCCGCCACTAATGCCGACATCCACGGTGAGCACACCATATCTTTGCTTTTTTTGTTGGAATGCGCTTTTAATTGGTGTTTAAGGCAACCGCCTTGACCTGGTGAACTCACCCACAGGTCCTCACGGATCCCATCAATGAGGGCATCTAAGCGCATAAACGAATGCTCATCACTATTTAACTCCCACTGAGTAAGAGCCAAACCCAGCGCTACGGATAAATGACGCTCGGTCCAAAACCCCAACTTGGTAGAATAACGCTCAGGCCACGCTAAGCCTTTTTTTACCATCTTCTCAATGGCTAACTTGGTTGAGCGATGAGGGTAGAACAAATAGTCAATCAACAAACCACTACTCAACATGTATTTTAGATCCGCTGAGCCCTTCAGCTTAAAGTCGCCATTATCGTCAAGCTGACTCATAAAAAACTGCGCTTGTTGGTGAGCCGTTTTTTGCCAGCGCGGATCGGCCGTTTTGTAAAATAATTGATAGAACGTAAATGGTCTGTCATACAACCATGGAGCGGCACTATTACTAGGTAATGTGGTTTTTTTTGCGGGATCTTTAGGTTTGCTCACTTCAGCAATAACCGCTTCATCGGCGCTATAAGACGCATATCGCCAATAGGCATTATCCAGCCAGCCCCAATCAATATTATTGGCATTGTAAGTTAATGGTGAATACAGCGCTTTATTGAGCCAGGACTCTGGGTAACGCACTTCGGCTAGATAAGCTTCATCAAACTCTAAAGCTTGGCTAGGTTTTGC
This genomic stretch from Agarivorans sp. Alg241-V36 harbors:
- a CDS encoding XrtA system polysaccharide chain length determinant translates to MQDLIEDFLQYLRGVWLKRRYILIALWIICPIGWVAVTLMPNQYTAEARVYADTRSLLQPLLKGLAIQTDPSQELAMMVKTLLSRSNLEKIARASDADVRVNNSTEYDALLDGLKETIEIDKTRRENLYTISFEADSPQYVRDVVQAALDVFVENTLGEKRQDTDTANSFINQQIEEYETRLIEAEKRLASFKQEYTAFLPGKESTYYSNLENVKKQLEETRLQLSEAETKLVSARAQLASEEVLASQQTARVRTEFDDRILAMQTRLDDLLLRYTERHPDVVEVQRQLASLQKQKENALTTAKTPAALASESVIYQDLKITVSQIENDVASLRVREQRHKEKVDNLEEQLRQVPDVEAKLTGLNRNYEITKSKYEDLLSRRESALISQSAGKTTDDIKFRVIDAPRVPIEPSGPKRPLLIAGVLIFALAVGVGLSLAFSQVNPVVSSIQQLYQQTGYPVLGVVSATESSGLLKVEKRKMRVFVLSNAVLLCGFVGFMVINLLPNLHSRIITGLGGLL
- a CDS encoding XrtA/PEP-CTERM system exopolysaccharide export protein, with product MKKLNQVVIKLLSFMAIGLFLTACSNNLPTLPGASVHPSLTANPADYKYLIGPGDELNIFVWRNPEISGTFIVRPDGMVSTSLVEDLEVSGKTPTELARLIESELAEFIRDPIVTVTVEGFIGPFSEQVRVIGEAFEPQAINYREDMTLLDVMIQVGGLTEYADGDNARLVRVVSGEQRSYKVLVGKLIQDGEIEANVDVLPGDIIIIPEAWF
- a CDS encoding TIGR03013 family XrtA/PEP-CTERM system glycosyltransferase; protein product: MAGSKFHNLDPGSRAIILAEFLVLIGVFVIGVELLRLSGFEGIPAYGEGILLLHCLAFTFPIQLSILSVGLYNQKIRETFRGVIRRLLVSIALGYFISSVIYVLTPLDVLPGNFRELLYAAVMMGLTTIRYFALKMQYEHMGRKRILVLGAGERASIIEKRMRRKSDRVSFEMAGFIRMPGDSEEGIKRETILELDQPLESFVLANGVEEIVIAADERRANLPVDSLFLCKLRGVEITDIIDFIERESGQIAVNLIYPSWVIYSNGFHSTNYLRSSLDWVCNTFLGLIVLFLTWPLMLITVIMIKLEEGIRAPVLYSQERIGLNGQPFNIYKFRSMRTDAEKDGAKWAQKEDPRVTKVGNFIRKYRVDELPQIYNVLVGDMGFVGPRPERPAFVKELVLSIPYYNQRHNVKPGLTGWAQLKYPYGSTEADALEKLKFDLYYIKHRSFLLDLLILVRTAEIILFGKGR
- the xrt gene encoding exosortase produces the protein MVATEPTNKPDNSGLLQAAVVLGITALVALLFWPVVLDIWRYSFDDGTYSHAFLIPIVALYVLYDCRQQLQFRQGASLWLVLLIASLAIELLLYLSQISLPVRALLPFVLLFSLLSVFKHHKSLYVYALVLLFATPIWGILSPPLQSLSTTVVEMVMAYTHVPSYFEGNVVSIPSGQFEIANGCSGLRYFITSLFLCLLYIYFNIRSVKNALIFFAVCMLGALIVNWVRIITIILIGHETQMQSEIIYDHNNLGWYLYIPYLLLAFYVGGKLSSELVAQAKVEQTEGPSVRGLAFVVLALLIFSPTLIDWPVWDANKLNAEEAKASTSYHPALQVAQYQSVDQHSLSLNQVELNHWVFLFSGLGLDNKASFYLNEVVPENLRIDNSETEQAVNYVYFRSAANRPGLLAYSYAGAKGMVSKRSALRAQRFSEILVGQRQSAIVVASALCVEQDCREAKQVLSEQLLKYQDPQLLFQQPG